In one window of Candidatus Fonsibacter ubiquis DNA:
- a CDS encoding F0F1 ATP synthase subunit C translates to MELAAAKMIGAGLAAIALAGVGVGMGTIFGNYLSAAIRNPSAAQKQFPTLLLGFALTEAIGLFALVIALLILFAF, encoded by the coding sequence ATGGAACTAGCGGCAGCAAAAATGATAGGAGCTGGATTAGCGGCAATAGCTTTGGCTGGAGTAGGCGTTGGGATGGGTACAATATTTGGTAATTATTTATCTGCAGCGATTAGAAATCCTTCAGCGGCACAAAAGCAATTTCCGACTTTATTATTGGGATTTGCTCTTACAGAAGCTATAGGTTTATTTGCTTTAGTTATTGCACTTTTAATACTTTTTGCATTTTAA